A portion of the Thunnus maccoyii chromosome 20, fThuMac1.1, whole genome shotgun sequence genome contains these proteins:
- the cabcoco1 gene encoding ciliary-associated calcium-binding coiled-coil protein 1 yields MSTTGATRRDKKEQRKVKDEKKEEAVILQWEAMPLRQIQDLLKRNADQLHSELKEILSFRNHQTCMKEAALLDYYVCGFWWAKEAKFTPTQTSFTMAVLHMLLDNIREKQMSLVDNLTEFAKALAAARQCSSSDEGSTPPLDREAATALISYTRDSLFQKYRLYELLFTTPREELLTGMERTIEVFTCEDALTPLEEGISTHLYFQ; encoded by the exons ATGTCAACGACAGGAGCGACACGTCGTGACAAGAAAGAGCAACGAAAAGTAAAGGATGAAAAG AAAGAGGAAGCTGTCATCCTCCAGTGGGAAGCGATGCCACTCCGACAGATCCAAGACCTTCTGAAGAGAAATGCGGATCAACTTCACTC GGAACTGAAGGAGATCCTGAGCTTCAGGAACCATCAGACCTGTATGAAGGAAGCTGCCCTGCTGGATTACTATGTTTGTGGTTTCTGGTGGGCAAAAGAGGCCAAATTCACCCCTACACAGACTTCCTTCACCATGGCTGTACTACACATGCTGCTGGATAACATACGAG AGAAACAGATGAGTTTAGTGGATAACCTGACGGAGTTTGCTAAGGCCTTAGCTGCTGCCCGCCAGTGCTCATCTTCAGATGAAGGCAGCACTCCACCTCTAGACAGAGAAGCAGCCACAGCGCTCATAAGTTACACCAGAGACAG TCTCTTTCAGAAATACAGACTCTATGAGCTTCTTTTCACCACACCCAGAGAGGAGTTACTGACAGGCATGGAG aggaCAATTGAGGTGTTCACTTGTGAGGATGCTCTAACTCCATTGGAGGAAGGTATCTCTACTCATCTGTACTTCCAGTGA
- the tmem26b gene encoding transmembrane protein 26b has product MFFKFICAVVTRSLFILISLIGVWRVVWVKNNGFYWFLTILYLPLVAEMILTLRRRGNDYKWFSPAIFLFLISIIPSLWILELHHQENKSTNSRCDKLDSTENIRSIFNSWMNSTNGSESLKNIPLSTVCANDWILALHQILLILLILGKWLLPAAGELTRNQLSQLLLIFVGTAADILEFTSETLSDIKDSSPAMVYIILGVWTWSMLQFPLHLSVMHASSDDLSEPATSRFSHLRTDIWSTVEALFIQDGPFLVVRLTVMIYFNVVHQMLIFFAIKNFLVVILNIYRLCVLICDSKAS; this is encoded by the exons ATGTTCTTCAAGTTCATTTGTGCTGTGGTGACCAGGTCTCTCTTTATCCTCATCTCTCTAATAGGGGTATGGAGAGTGGTGTGGGTGAAAAACAATGGATTCTACTGGTTTCTCACTATCCTCTACTTGCCTCTGGTGGCTGAGATGATCCTGACGCTGAGAAGAAGAGGGAATGATTACAAATG GTTTTCTCCTGCTatctttctcttcctcatcAGTATTATCCCATCATTATGGATTTTAGAGCTTCACCACCAGGAGAACAAATCCACCAACTCAAGG TGTGATAAACTCGACTCAACTGAAAATATTAGGAGTATTTTCAATTCCTGGATGAACTCAACCAATGGCAGTGAGTCACTCAAG AACATCCCACTGTCAACAGTGTGTGCCAACGACTGGATCCTTGCTTTACACCAGATCCTGCTCATCTTACTGATCTTGGGGAAATGGCTGCTGCCCGCTGCTGGGGAGCTGACCAGAAATCAGCTCTCCCAGTTACTGCTGATCTTTGTGGGCACAGCTGCTGACATACTGGAGTTCACCTCTGAAACACTGTCTGACATCAA GGATAGCAGTCCAGCTATGGTCTACATAATTCTGGGGGTGTGGACATGGAGCATGCTGCAGTTTCCACTGCATCTCTCAG TAATGCATGCATCTTCAGATGACCTCTCCGAACCAGCTACCTCTCGCTTCTCTCACCTCAGGACTGATATCTGGAGCACAGTGGAAGCTTTGTTCATCCAGGATGGGCCTTTCCTTGTGGTTCGCCTCACTGTCATGATCTACTTCAACGTGGTGCACCAAATGCTGATCTTCTTCGCCATTAAAAACTTCCTGGTTGTAATTCTCAACATTTATCGGCTTTGTGTCCTTATCTGTGACAGCAAGGCCTCCTGA